The proteins below are encoded in one region of bacterium:
- a CDS encoding 2-phosphosulfolactate phosphatase — protein sequence MRNDPKESDSAALEVKLFTSPREVTDDDLRGCSVVVIDVLRSSSSIITALASGAREVIPVLSPAEGGKLAGRAERGISLLCGEREGKKIDGFDLGNSPLEYIPDRVSGRILIFSSTNGSPAILRARIAEHVYVGGFNNFGAVVKRVLEDRLPVVVICAGKLEQFAIEDFVCGGKFVNALETRAKRGLNLSDGARAAALLHRHFDGSIVSLLKSSSHGRYLTSLGFEEDIEYCARVDTHQMVPTLVEGKIRGYRPDGNPVSEPAPSQS from the coding sequence ATGAGAAATGACCCCAAGGAATCGGACTCCGCGGCGCTTGAAGTTAAACTCTTCACGTCGCCGCGCGAGGTGACCGATGATGATTTGCGTGGCTGCTCCGTGGTGGTGATCGACGTCCTGCGTTCGTCGTCGTCGATTATTACCGCCCTGGCGTCAGGCGCGCGCGAAGTGATCCCTGTACTCTCGCCGGCCGAGGGCGGTAAGCTCGCCGGCCGTGCGGAGCGGGGGATCAGTTTGCTCTGCGGCGAGCGGGAAGGAAAGAAGATTGACGGTTTTGATCTGGGCAATTCTCCTTTAGAGTACATTCCCGACCGCGTGAGCGGGCGGATTCTTATTTTCTCATCGACCAACGGTTCGCCGGCCATTTTGCGGGCTCGCATTGCCGAGCACGTGTATGTGGGCGGCTTCAATAACTTCGGCGCGGTGGTCAAGCGGGTGCTGGAAGACAGGCTGCCCGTGGTGGTGATCTGCGCGGGCAAGCTGGAACAGTTTGCCATCGAGGATTTCGTGTGCGGCGGTAAATTCGTGAATGCGCTTGAAACCCGCGCCAAACGAGGACTGAACCTGAGCGACGGCGCACGCGCCGCCGCTCTGCTTCACAGGCACTTTGACGGCAGTATTGTTTCGCTGCTCAAAAGCAGCAGCCACGGACGCTATCTGACGTCGCTGGGTTTTGAGGAAGATATCGAGTATTGCGCCCGCGTGGACACCCATCAGATGGTGCCGACGCTGGTGGAAGGGAAAATTCGAGGGTACAGGCCCGATGGCAACCCGGTCAGCGAACCCGCACCCAGCCAAAGCTGA
- the gcvT gene encoding glycine cleavage system aminomethyltransferase GcvT, protein MKKTALTEIHRSLGAKMVEFAGYEMPVLYTSIRSEHLRVRNTVGVFDVSHMGEFFVTGPDREAFVNRVTVNDVNALSAGQVQYSCMCLPHGGIVDDLLVHRFADKIMLVVNASNMEKDWNWLVQNKSGNVQLDNRTDDYTLLAVQGRKAAPLVQKLTATDLSQIKYYWFAEGKVAGANAIIARTGYTGEDGFELYIANKDAKTVWEALFKEGKEYDIEPIGLGARDSLRLEMKMALYGNDIDETTNPLEAGLGWITKLAKGDFIGRDAILKAKEAGLTRKLVGMELEGQGFPRHGYSLLSPNGDRSVIGAVTSGTVSPCLNKGIAMGYVPTELSAIGSELKMDCRGTVLPVRVVKTPFYQRPY, encoded by the coding sequence GTGAAAAAGACTGCCCTGACTGAAATCCATCGCTCTCTGGGCGCCAAGATGGTTGAGTTCGCCGGATATGAAATGCCGGTACTGTATACTTCTATCCGATCCGAGCATCTCCGTGTGCGCAACACGGTGGGTGTGTTCGATGTCTCGCATATGGGTGAGTTCTTTGTGACCGGTCCAGATCGCGAAGCGTTCGTGAATCGCGTTACGGTGAACGACGTCAATGCCCTGTCCGCCGGACAGGTGCAGTATTCGTGCATGTGCCTGCCTCACGGCGGCATCGTGGACGATCTTCTGGTCCACCGCTTTGCGGATAAGATTATGCTCGTGGTGAATGCTTCGAACATGGAGAAGGACTGGAACTGGCTGGTGCAGAATAAGAGCGGCAACGTGCAGCTTGACAATCGCACCGATGACTACACTCTGCTGGCCGTGCAGGGCCGTAAGGCCGCGCCGCTGGTGCAGAAGCTGACCGCGACGGATCTGTCGCAGATCAAGTATTACTGGTTTGCCGAAGGCAAAGTCGCCGGCGCTAATGCGATTATCGCCCGTACCGGCTACACCGGCGAAGACGGCTTTGAACTCTATATCGCCAACAAGGACGCGAAGACCGTCTGGGAAGCACTGTTCAAAGAAGGCAAGGAATATGACATCGAGCCCATCGGCCTCGGCGCTCGCGACTCGCTGCGTCTGGAAATGAAGATGGCGCTCTATGGCAACGACATCGACGAAACGACGAATCCGCTGGAAGCCGGACTCGGCTGGATTACCAAGCTGGCCAAGGGTGACTTTATCGGACGCGACGCGATTCTGAAAGCCAAAGAAGCCGGCCTGACGCGCAAGCTGGTTGGCATGGAACTGGAAGGCCAGGGTTTCCCCCGCCACGGTTACTCCCTCCTGAGCCCGAACGGTGACCGCTCGGTGATCGGCGCGGTAACATCCGGAACGGTCTCTCCCTGTCTGAACAAAGGCATTGCCATGGGGTACGTGCCCACCGAACTCAGCGCCATCGGCAGCGAGCTGAAGATGGATTGCCGTGGCACGGTTCTCCCCGTGCGTGTCGTGAAGACTCCTTTCTACCAGCGACCTTACTGA
- a CDS encoding substrate-binding domain-containing protein — MKILRFSLLAGALALLFAVGCGPKKTVPGMTEGHGVVFVSDAVFDFARYLANAFETTYNNAFVDLKPYPGIMSVDSLLNERTDQILLDRGLMPAESAAFSQANLKLYTYKVAYHPVFLLVPKSNPVAVIDSAALRGVLTGSIRNWKDLGGPDQRLHLYVPSPGEGAWVSLLNYYGKLDSITAIPCSTAATMLDTARSDPGALLAYSKPIDSLRTHKALDFHRQDEDISPNYKTILDTLSYPFRLDITYITTHQKEDVAAGYLTYIMGNIGQRRIGGELKYRPAAIPVRFVKQPAQ, encoded by the coding sequence ATGAAGATTCTGCGTTTCTCACTGCTGGCCGGCGCGCTTGCGCTGCTGTTTGCTGTTGGCTGCGGGCCGAAGAAGACGGTGCCCGGAATGACGGAAGGCCACGGAGTGGTGTTTGTGTCGGATGCCGTGTTCGATTTTGCCCGCTATCTGGCCAACGCCTTTGAGACCACGTACAACAATGCCTTTGTCGATCTCAAACCCTATCCGGGCATCATGAGCGTGGACTCGCTGCTGAACGAGCGTACGGACCAGATCCTTTTAGACCGCGGTCTGATGCCCGCCGAGTCCGCCGCCTTCAGCCAGGCGAATCTGAAGCTCTACACGTACAAGGTCGCCTACCATCCGGTCTTTCTGCTGGTCCCGAAGTCGAACCCCGTAGCCGTGATTGACAGTGCGGCGCTGCGCGGCGTGCTGACGGGTTCCATTCGCAACTGGAAGGATCTGGGAGGCCCGGACCAGCGTCTGCACCTCTATGTGCCGTCGCCGGGCGAAGGCGCTTGGGTGAGCCTGTTGAACTACTATGGCAAGTTGGATTCGATCACAGCCATTCCCTGTTCCACGGCGGCTACGATGCTGGATACGGCACGAAGCGATCCAGGCGCGTTGCTGGCCTATTCCAAGCCCATAGACTCCCTGAGGACGCACAAGGCCCTCGATTTCCACAGGCAGGACGAGGACATATCCCCTAACTACAAGACGATTCTCGACACACTGAGTTACCCCTTCCGGCTGGATATTACCTACATCACAACCCACCAGAAGGAGGACGTGGCGGCGGGCTATTTGACTTATATCATGGGCAATATCGGCCAGCGCCGGATAGGTGGTGAACTGAAGTACCGTCCAGCGGCGATTCCTGTACGTTTTGTCAAACAACCGGCGCAATAA
- a CDS encoding TonB family protein, with the protein MDFFEQLEKGRYGSFELKRQVGPNLLKGLLVSFLIHSTVIASPFIIARLFLHEAAIPLPPIVVTEPTRIIPYEADPPSVVRIALPKPDMARYVLPVPVPIDQVDRDAPQVPDQTTIKRVLGGTPLPEPGEGTGQVVYREPPTDTEVIPDPKEYRPVEVDPLALSSNPQPEYPDLAQISGMSGRVIVQAYVDKRGNIQKWQFVQVNPAGFGFEEEVAKVITKWKFTPAIQGGNAIGVWVTVPFKFNVKK; encoded by the coding sequence ATGGACTTCTTCGAGCAGTTGGAAAAGGGCCGATACGGCTCCTTTGAACTGAAGAGACAGGTTGGACCGAATTTGTTGAAGGGCCTGCTTGTCAGCTTTCTGATCCACAGCACCGTCATTGCTTCTCCCTTCATTATCGCCAGGTTGTTCCTGCATGAGGCGGCTATTCCGCTGCCGCCGATTGTGGTCACTGAACCGACCAGGATCATTCCGTACGAAGCCGATCCGCCCTCTGTGGTCAGGATTGCTCTGCCGAAACCGGATATGGCCAGATATGTTCTGCCTGTTCCTGTTCCGATAGACCAAGTTGACCGGGATGCGCCACAGGTTCCGGATCAGACCACGATCAAACGGGTTCTTGGCGGAACACCGCTTCCGGAGCCCGGTGAAGGCACCGGTCAGGTGGTGTATCGCGAGCCGCCGACCGACACGGAAGTGATTCCGGATCCGAAAGAGTACCGGCCTGTTGAGGTCGATCCGCTGGCCCTGAGCAGCAACCCACAGCCGGAGTATCCCGATCTGGCCCAGATAAGCGGCATGAGCGGCAGAGTCATTGTGCAAGCTTACGTGGACAAGCGCGGTAACATCCAGAAGTGGCAGTTCGTTCAGGTGAATCCCGCGGGATTCGGCTTTGAAGAAGAGGTGGCAAAGGTCATTACCAAGTGGAAGTTCACGCCCGCCATTCAGGGCGGCAACGCGATCGGCGTTTGGGTGACTGTGCCGTTCAAGTTCAACGTGAAGAAGTAG
- a CDS encoding TonB family protein, with translation MDFFEQLEQGRYGSFELKRMVGPNLMRGLIISVIIHVVVISTPYIIAALRGEEEIPPPPTRVVDISQLTKLHSEENTAEQVRIAMPKLAPPKAAMPVAVPEEEVPVEQALPMTQSEMKQAFTQSADSGLDIKPGEKIEISDVGASEAIPDMGTFTPFEVPPQPLPASSPQPEFPELAKTAGVTGKVIVQVYVDKHGEVKKWKIVKVDPKGLGFEDEVQKVIDKWKFTPAIQQGNPVGVWVAVPFNFKYKK, from the coding sequence GTGGATTTCTTTGAACAATTAGAACAGGGCCGCTACGGGTCTTTCGAGCTGAAGCGGATGGTCGGGCCGAACCTGATGCGGGGTTTGATCATCAGCGTGATTATTCACGTGGTGGTGATTTCCACCCCGTACATCATCGCGGCACTCCGGGGCGAAGAAGAGATTCCGCCTCCGCCCACGCGTGTGGTGGACATTTCGCAGCTCACCAAGCTTCATAGCGAGGAAAATACCGCCGAGCAGGTCCGGATTGCGATGCCTAAGCTGGCGCCGCCCAAGGCGGCCATGCCGGTTGCCGTGCCTGAAGAGGAAGTGCCCGTCGAGCAGGCTCTGCCGATGACGCAATCTGAAATGAAGCAGGCGTTCACTCAGTCAGCCGACTCCGGCTTGGACATCAAGCCGGGCGAGAAGATTGAAATCTCGGACGTCGGCGCGAGCGAAGCGATCCCGGACATGGGAACGTTTACGCCGTTTGAAGTCCCGCCCCAGCCGCTGCCGGCTTCCAGCCCGCAGCCGGAGTTTCCCGAACTGGCGAAAACCGCCGGCGTGACGGGCAAGGTCATCGTGCAGGTCTATGTAGACAAGCACGGCGAGGTGAAGAAGTGGAAGATCGTCAAGGTCGACCCGAAGGGCCTCGGATTTGAAGATGAAGTGCAGAAGGTGATCGATAAATGGAAGTTCACCCCGGCGATTCAGCAGGGTAATCCTGTGGGCGTGTGGGTGGCCGTTCCCTTTAACTTCAAGTATAAGAAGTAG
- a CDS encoding biopolymer transporter ExbD has translation MGAVDLGGSKKAAGGPSWKRPRVNIRIDMTPMVDIAFLLLIFFMVTTVFRLPQTMEMALPDTKEQTKTIQKIAEKNLLTVYVMRLGEKDSLAYRVGNDSPKPLSWALLGDTLVKRREIAGFTVQDSVRKPNLTVLAKIDRKASYESLVNLVDQFNVDSVNRFSIDKYNTMDDSLMRAAGFTTAGPKGLPEPPQAAESSD, from the coding sequence ATGGGTGCAGTTGATTTAGGCGGATCCAAAAAAGCGGCGGGCGGACCAAGCTGGAAACGGCCCCGCGTCAATATTCGTATTGACATGACGCCGATGGTGGATATCGCCTTCCTCCTGCTGATCTTCTTCATGGTGACCACCGTGTTCCGGCTTCCGCAAACCATGGAAATGGCTCTGCCGGATACCAAGGAACAGACCAAGACCATTCAGAAGATCGCCGAGAAGAATTTGCTCACGGTCTATGTGATGCGGCTGGGCGAAAAGGACTCGCTGGCATACCGGGTGGGCAATGATTCTCCGAAGCCACTGTCATGGGCCTTGCTGGGTGACACGCTGGTAAAACGCCGGGAAATCGCCGGTTTTACGGTGCAGGATTCGGTGCGCAAGCCCAATCTGACCGTGCTGGCAAAGATTGACCGCAAGGCTTCCTATGAGTCCCTGGTTAATCTGGTGGATCAGTTCAACGTGGACTCGGTCAACCGTTTTTCGATTGACAAGTACAACACGATGGACGATTCCCTGATGCGGGCCGCGGGTTTCACCACGGCCGGACCGAAGGGGCTTCCTGAACCGCCGCAAGCGGCGGAAAGCTCGGACTAA
- a CDS encoding biopolymer transporter ExbD, with protein sequence MAAPKKRRIPISIDMTPMVDIAFLLLIFFMSTTVFKKPEEVPVQLPASHSVRKLPETGVIVITIPKKQEGESTEKILMTLENAALDYDNGLSQQNPQTGKISGKPFVTDSLPTVIKRLLIKRLVSRVVIKADKVVDYGTVESVLETLQKNDLNIVNFVTDLKGDVPKDATKQPTADLSGSRNDQFAHR encoded by the coding sequence ATGGCAGCACCGAAAAAGCGACGTATTCCCATCAGCATCGACATGACGCCGATGGTGGACATCGCCTTCCTGCTCCTCATTTTCTTCATGTCGACTACGGTATTCAAGAAGCCCGAGGAAGTGCCCGTGCAACTCCCTGCATCGCACTCGGTCCGCAAGCTTCCGGAAACCGGCGTGATCGTGATTACGATCCCGAAGAAGCAGGAAGGGGAGAGCACGGAAAAGATTCTGATGACTCTTGAGAACGCCGCGCTGGACTATGATAACGGCCTGTCCCAGCAGAATCCCCAAACGGGAAAGATCTCGGGCAAACCGTTCGTCACCGATTCCCTGCCGACGGTCATCAAGCGGCTGCTGATCAAACGACTGGTCAGCCGCGTGGTGATCAAGGCGGACAAGGTGGTGGATTACGGCACGGTCGAGAGCGTTCTGGAGACTCTTCAGAAGAACGACCTGAACATTGTCAATTTCGTAACGGACCTGAAGGGCGACGTGCCGAAGGATGCCACCAAGCAGCCGACGGCGGACCTCAGCGGGTCGCGGAACGATCAATTCGCTCATCGTTAA
- a CDS encoding MotA/TolQ/ExbB proton channel family protein, with protein sequence MKQGIFTVITMVAAAAIAFGFFFLGLPGMDQGQEKTPLLHQIHLGGILVPFLMTVLLMLITFVFERIITLYKAKGSAPLPTFFSNFTKSVREGKYQQAAELCDKQRGSAAAVLKAGAEQYVRTANDKTMTTDKRLAETQRAINEARLLEVPFLERNLIALSTIASIATMVGLLGTTVGMIRAFAAMGRQGAPDATQLAVGISEALVNTAFGLFTAIIGIVAYNFFVNKVDQFNYQIDEAAYLMVEILKEKEAA encoded by the coding sequence ATGAAACAGGGCATCTTCACAGTCATCACCATGGTCGCAGCGGCGGCTATTGCGTTCGGCTTCTTCTTTCTCGGGCTGCCCGGCATGGACCAGGGCCAGGAGAAAACACCGCTTCTTCATCAGATTCACTTGGGTGGAATTCTCGTACCGTTCCTTATGACCGTGCTGCTTATGCTGATCACGTTCGTGTTTGAGCGGATCATTACCCTGTACAAGGCAAAGGGCTCTGCTCCGCTGCCGACGTTCTTCTCCAACTTCACGAAGTCCGTGCGCGAGGGCAAGTACCAGCAGGCGGCGGAACTGTGCGACAAGCAGCGCGGCAGTGCTGCGGCCGTCTTGAAGGCCGGCGCCGAGCAGTATGTTCGCACCGCCAATGACAAGACCATGACGACGGACAAGCGCCTGGCCGAGACCCAGCGTGCGATCAACGAAGCCCGTCTGCTCGAAGTGCCGTTCCTGGAGAGAAACCTGATCGCGCTGTCGACGATTGCGTCTATTGCTACCATGGTCGGTCTTCTGGGAACGACCGTCGGTATGATTCGCGCGTTTGCCGCCATGGGCCGTCAGGGCGCGCCGGATGCGACGCAGCTCGCCGTCGGTATTTCCGAAGCTCTGGTAAACACGGCGTTCGGTCTGTTCACGGCGATTATCGGCATCGTGGCGTACAACTTCTTCGTCAACAAGGTTGACCAGTTCAACTACCAGATCGACGAAGCCGCCTACTTGATGGTGGAAATTCTGAAAGAGAAAGAAGCGGCCTAA
- a CDS encoding tetratricopeptide repeat protein, translated as MSRRTFILLIVTCSLWLSATAAWAKSDAVNKAKDAASHSDWEQVVQFAGQATKEDPGNEEAWTLLGQGQMAMGDTASAIAALEQAVKIEPRTPAAVLDLTSYYLKKNDQAAAERVVAAAEERDSKGKYEEIKVARGLIFAKQGDMAKATQILTSATVKDPKNPLYPQILARIYADKKVTDLAEKYYADAWKLSPGNVSVAYEYGLVLLDKKKYDEALNLFKTVQQKDPKNKSVDYLIGRLYYAANRFGDASQQFEGAVQKRPDHFLSWLLLGKSYLEYSRAEKVNSYPKAEAALRKALELRPDNPDAKKSLGEAIFTEARIYYQRGLVDSSGNARALYDSSITFAHEALKYDTTQAGVYGQIARAFFKEGNLDSTIAYSKLQLVQTPDDEGEFARLINSLQKKKDYAGLAEVLQPVYGKQDWTQTKSAADSTKKPQDRFIERYGGVYSYALMESGKAAQAKDALKQMLAYNPGWCDGYGQLAGLDMQRQNFAGAIPTLQAAVRSCPKDGDLWDSLGQAYYFSTKKPTKGDLEKAKEAWTRACALGNKDACDKLNQLKGAGQ; from the coding sequence ATGTCGAGACGAACATTCATCCTGCTGATTGTGACCTGTTCCTTGTGGTTGTCCGCAACGGCTGCCTGGGCGAAGAGTGATGCCGTGAACAAGGCGAAGGACGCTGCGAGCCATAGCGATTGGGAGCAGGTCGTTCAGTTTGCCGGTCAGGCCACGAAGGAAGATCCGGGCAACGAAGAGGCGTGGACGCTGCTGGGTCAGGGACAGATGGCGATGGGCGACACCGCCTCCGCCATAGCGGCCCTTGAACAGGCGGTAAAGATCGAACCCCGTACTCCCGCTGCCGTGCTGGACCTGACGTCTTACTATCTCAAGAAGAATGACCAGGCCGCTGCCGAACGAGTGGTGGCTGCCGCTGAAGAGCGTGACAGCAAGGGCAAATACGAAGAGATCAAGGTGGCGCGCGGTCTGATTTTCGCCAAGCAGGGCGATATGGCCAAGGCCACGCAGATTCTCACCAGCGCGACGGTGAAAGATCCGAAGAATCCGCTCTATCCGCAGATTCTGGCGCGGATCTACGCCGACAAGAAGGTCACGGATCTGGCCGAGAAGTACTACGCGGACGCGTGGAAACTGTCTCCGGGCAACGTCAGCGTCGCCTACGAGTATGGCCTGGTTCTGTTGGACAAGAAAAAATACGACGAAGCTCTTAACCTGTTCAAAACGGTCCAGCAAAAGGATCCCAAGAACAAGTCTGTTGACTATCTGATTGGCCGCCTGTACTATGCGGCAAACCGGTTTGGCGATGCCTCGCAGCAGTTCGAAGGTGCGGTGCAGAAGCGGCCTGACCATTTCCTTTCCTGGCTGCTGCTGGGTAAAAGCTATCTCGAGTACTCGCGGGCGGAGAAGGTGAATTCTTATCCCAAGGCGGAAGCCGCGTTGCGCAAGGCCCTCGAACTGCGGCCTGACAATCCGGACGCGAAGAAGTCTTTGGGCGAGGCCATTTTCACCGAAGCCCGCATTTACTACCAGCGCGGTCTCGTGGATTCTTCGGGGAATGCGCGCGCCTTGTATGACTCGTCGATCACGTTTGCCCATGAGGCTCTGAAGTACGATACGACGCAGGCCGGGGTGTACGGTCAGATTGCCCGCGCCTTCTTCAAGGAAGGGAATCTGGATTCGACGATTGCCTATTCGAAGCTGCAGCTCGTGCAGACGCCGGATGATGAGGGCGAATTCGCGCGGTTGATCAACTCGCTGCAGAAGAAGAAAGATTACGCGGGGCTGGCCGAGGTACTGCAGCCTGTCTATGGCAAGCAGGACTGGACACAGACGAAGTCGGCGGCCGATTCGACCAAGAAGCCGCAGGACCGCTTCATCGAGCGTTACGGCGGCGTTTACAGCTATGCCCTCATGGAAAGCGGCAAAGCCGCTCAGGCGAAGGACGCGTTGAAGCAGATGCTGGCGTACAATCCGGGCTGGTGCGACGGTTACGGCCAACTCGCGGGGCTCGATATGCAGCGGCAGAATTTTGCGGGGGCGATCCCCACGCTGCAAGCGGCGGTACGATCCTGTCCGAAGGACGGAGATCTGTGGGACTCGCTGGGCCAGGCCTACTATTTCTCGACCAAGAAGCCGACCAAGGGCGATCTCGAGAAGGCCAAGGAAGCCTGGACGCGCGCGTGCGCTTTGGGCAACAAGGATGCGTGTGACAAACTGAATCAGTTGAAAGGGGCCGGCCAGTAA
- a CDS encoding S41 family peptidase, which translates to MKKTRLVLGTAFVVLTVGGLLLWGPALWAEADDVRMQLDKLNYVLHTVRDNYVEQPNVSKMLEGAIRGMLEELDPHSVYIAADEQKKIAERFKGEFEGVGIQFSIQNKWITVISPIPGTPADRLGIRAGDRIVKINNVSAYGITNDQVFEKLRGPSGTTVDVTIARPGLTEPLDFTITRNKIPIYSVEASFLMPDKETGYMRINQFTATTDHEVQSAIDSLKGQGMKRLVLDLRGNPGGYLDQAWKVADLFMPKPGMMLVFTKGRTPRSNQEFRSTGRGTKDGFPLVVLINHGSASASEIVSGAIQDHDRGLIVGEVSFGKGLVQTPYPLPDGSAVRITTARYYTPSGRLIQRPYDKGIGEYLMEAAGDEDSTVAANDTTPKEIFHTDGGRTVYGGGGITPDSTVHPPKGTLTSQRLLSQRLYFEFANDYASKHPELKKNPDAFLKNFEVTDAMLGGLKALAKERKVEIKEEEWTQDLSFAKSNIKAELASILFNDRNFYYLVRLGDDPQVKTGIALFDRASQLGAGMLKDMGKN; encoded by the coding sequence GTGAAGAAAACTCGCTTAGTTCTCGGGACGGCTTTTGTAGTGCTGACCGTAGGAGGGTTGCTCCTGTGGGGACCGGCGCTGTGGGCCGAGGCCGATGACGTCCGGATGCAACTTGACAAACTTAATTACGTCTTGCACACGGTGCGCGACAATTACGTGGAACAGCCCAATGTATCCAAGATGCTGGAAGGTGCGATCCGCGGAATGCTCGAAGAGTTGGATCCGCATTCGGTGTACATTGCCGCCGATGAGCAGAAGAAGATCGCCGAGCGCTTCAAGGGCGAGTTCGAAGGTGTGGGTATTCAGTTCTCGATTCAGAACAAGTGGATTACCGTGATCTCGCCGATTCCGGGAACTCCCGCCGACCGGCTGGGGATCCGCGCGGGCGACCGCATTGTGAAGATCAACAATGTCTCCGCTTACGGTATTACCAACGATCAAGTTTTCGAAAAGCTGCGCGGTCCATCCGGAACCACGGTTGATGTGACCATTGCCCGTCCCGGACTCACCGAGCCGCTGGACTTTACCATTACGCGTAACAAGATTCCGATCTACTCGGTCGAAGCATCCTTCCTGATGCCGGACAAAGAGACGGGATACATGCGCATCAATCAGTTTACGGCGACCACCGATCATGAAGTGCAGAGCGCGATTGACAGCCTGAAGGGTCAGGGCATGAAGCGCCTGGTGCTCGATCTGCGCGGCAATCCCGGCGGTTATCTTGATCAGGCGTGGAAAGTCGCGGACCTGTTTATGCCCAAGCCGGGCATGATGCTCGTGTTCACCAAGGGCCGCACGCCGCGGTCGAATCAGGAATTCCGCTCGACGGGACGTGGCACGAAGGATGGTTTCCCGCTGGTGGTGCTGATTAATCACGGCAGCGCTTCCGCATCGGAGATCGTTTCCGGCGCGATTCAGGATCATGATCGCGGTCTGATCGTCGGCGAAGTCAGCTTCGGCAAGGGGCTGGTTCAGACTCCGTATCCGCTGCCCGATGGCTCGGCTGTTCGGATTACCACGGCGCGTTATTACACGCCGTCCGGCAGACTGATTCAGCGGCCTTATGACAAAGGCATCGGCGAGTATTTGATGGAAGCTGCAGGTGATGAAGACAGCACGGTTGCGGCCAATGATACGACGCCGAAAGAGATCTTCCACACGGACGGCGGACGGACGGTGTACGGCGGCGGCGGCATCACACCCGACAGCACCGTGCATCCTCCCAAGGGAACGTTGACATCGCAGCGTCTGCTCAGCCAGCGGCTTTATTTCGAATTTGCTAACGACTATGCGTCCAAGCACCCGGAGTTGAAGAAGAATCCGGACGCCTTCCTGAAAAACTTTGAAGTGACCGATGCGATGCTGGGCGGGCTGAAAGCCCTTGCCAAGGAGCGCAAGGTGGAGATCAAGGAAGAAGAATGGACGCAGGATCTGAGCTTCGCCAAATCCAACATTAAGGCGGAACTGGCCAGCATCCTCTTCAACGACCGCAACTTCTACTACCTGGTCAGGCTGGGCGACGATCCTCAGGTTAAGACCGGCATTGCCCTCTTTGATCGTGCCAGCCAGCTCGGGGCAGGAATGCTGAAGGATATGGGCAAAAACTGA